In one window of Photobacterium leiognathi DNA:
- the rpmH gene encoding 50S ribosomal protein L34, with product MSKRTFQPTVLKRKRTHGFRARMATKNGRAVINARRAKGRKRLSK from the coding sequence CTTTCCAACCAACTGTTCTTAAGCGTAAGCGTACTCACGGTTTCCGTGCACGCATGGCTACTAAGAACGGTCGTGCTGTAATCAACGCACGTCGCGCTAAAGGCCGTAAGCGTCTTTCTAAGTAA
- the rnpA gene encoding ribonuclease P protein component translates to MNKFAFSRELRLLTPEHYKTVFQQAHRAGSPHLTILARSNELNCPRLGLAVPKKQIKNAVDRNRFKRIVRESFRLKQHQLPAKDFVVIAKKSANELSNEELFKLLDKLWHRLSRPSRG, encoded by the coding sequence TTGAATAAGTTCGCTTTTTCTCGGGAGTTACGCTTGTTAACTCCCGAACATTACAAAACTGTCTTCCAGCAAGCTCATCGTGCTGGCTCTCCTCACTTAACTATTCTTGCTCGTTCTAACGAACTAAACTGCCCCCGTCTAGGTCTGGCTGTTCCAAAAAAACAGATTAAGAATGCTGTCGACCGAAATCGCTTTAAACGTATCGTGCGTGAAAGTTTCCGTCTTAAACAACATCAGCTTCCAGCAAAAGATTTCGTAGTCATTGCCAAGAAATCAGCTAACGAGTTGAGCAACGAAGAACTCTTTAAGTTGTTAGATAAATTATGGCATCGCCTGTCTCGCCCTTCGCGTGGCTAG
- the yidD gene encoding membrane protein insertion efficiency factor YidD: MASPVSPFAWLVVGLVRFYQLAISPLLGPRCRFTPTCSQYAIEAVKMHGALKGCWLAAKRLLKCHPLNNGGYDPVPPTKHNDREH; this comes from the coding sequence ATGGCATCGCCTGTCTCGCCCTTCGCGTGGCTAGTCGTAGGACTAGTCCGCTTTTACCAACTGGCAATAAGTCCGCTTCTTGGACCTCGCTGTCGTTTTACCCCTACCTGCTCTCAATATGCGATCGAAGCTGTAAAAATGCATGGAGCATTAAAAGGTTGTTGGTTAGCGGCGAAACGTCTATTAAAATGTCACCCTTTAAATAACGGTGGTTACGACCCCGTTCCGCCAACTAAGCATAACGACAGAGAACATTAA